A single genomic interval of bacterium harbors:
- a CDS encoding tyrosine-protein phosphatase, with protein sequence MRDRTPVLDGAVNLRDFGGYATTDGRRVKRRKLYRSGTLAHLSDEGREAFEALEVGLICDLRRSEERIEEPTPFPPDAPRRAEISIDPGSAVGLRESLADGVLDLGFEERIGFMVGINRELARDHIDDYARMFEYLVEMQEGAFLVHCSAGKDRTGFACALVLHALGVPEETVFEDYLLTNEVMDYEGFILPRVLARYDQKEVPERESIMALAGVRPEYLKAAYDAIEAEFNDVEHYIEQALGLDAATRERLRARLLE encoded by the coding sequence ATGCGCGACAGGACTCCGGTGCTCGATGGTGCCGTCAACCTGCGAGACTTTGGTGGCTATGCCACCACGGATGGAAGGCGAGTCAAGCGCCGCAAACTCTATCGCTCCGGTACGCTTGCTCATCTGTCCGACGAGGGACGAGAAGCTTTTGAAGCTCTGGAAGTGGGATTGATCTGTGATCTGAGACGATCCGAAGAAAGGATCGAAGAACCCACACCGTTTCCACCAGACGCACCCCGTCGAGCCGAGATTTCCATCGATCCCGGCAGTGCGGTCGGTCTGCGCGAGAGCCTGGCCGACGGCGTTCTGGATCTGGGCTTCGAGGAGCGAATCGGATTCATGGTCGGGATCAACCGCGAGTTGGCACGAGATCACATCGATGACTACGCGCGCATGTTCGAATACCTGGTGGAGATGCAGGAGGGAGCTTTTCTCGTGCACTGCTCGGCGGGAAAGGATCGCACCGGTTTCGCCTGCGCCCTGGTGCTCCACGCGCTCGGTGTACCGGAAGAGACCGTTTTCGAGGACTATCTTCTCACCAACGAAGTCATGGACTACGAGGGTTTCATCCTGCCCCGTGTACTGGCTCGCTACGATCAGAAGGAAGTTCCGGAACGCGAGTCGATCATGGCTCTGGCCGGGGTACGACCCGAGTATCTGAAGGCCGCCTACGATGCAATCGAGGCGGAGTTCAACGACGTCGAGCACTACATCGAACAGGCGCTGGGCCTGGATGCCGCCACCCGCGAACGACTGCGTGCGCGTCTACTCGAGTAG